One Lysinibacillus fusiformis genomic window carries:
- the hutI gene encoding imidazolonepropionase: protein MTILIKNANEVITLKSVAQGPRIKEQMRDIAIVPHGSVLIEKNRIVAIGTIAQLEVDYPDLIKEAEVIDATGKVVMPGLVDCHTHLVHGGTREQEFNMRLNGATYMDIMNGGGGIHATTKQTREASFDELYVKTLRHLDVFLKHGITTIEAKSGYGLDWENEKKQLEVAKKLQATHAIDIVSTFMGAHAVPHDYKGREDEFVDMLVGDMLPKVAELGLAEFNDVFCEKGVFTPEQARRILEAGKALALTPKIHADEIEPYKGAELASEVGAISAEHLLVASDEGIQKMAATGTIAVLLPGTAFFLRAPYARGRLMIDEGVPVAISTDFNPGSSPTMSLPFIMNLACMHMSMTLEEVLTATTINAAYALNRGDQIGSLEAGKQADVIMLDVANYKQLQYFYGMNHTHTVIKNGQVVVKDGMLL, encoded by the coding sequence GTGACCATTTTAATAAAAAATGCCAATGAAGTCATTACCTTGAAAAGTGTAGCGCAAGGTCCTCGCATAAAAGAACAGATGCGAGATATTGCAATAGTCCCACATGGCAGTGTTTTAATAGAAAAAAATCGTATTGTTGCAATTGGAACCATCGCGCAGTTGGAAGTAGACTACCCTGATTTAATAAAAGAGGCAGAGGTTATAGATGCAACGGGAAAGGTCGTTATGCCTGGGCTCGTCGATTGTCATACGCATTTAGTTCATGGAGGTACGCGCGAGCAGGAGTTTAATATGCGCTTAAATGGCGCCACTTATATGGACATCATGAATGGAGGTGGTGGAATTCATGCAACGACAAAGCAAACAAGAGAAGCAAGCTTTGATGAATTGTATGTAAAGACGCTGCGTCATTTAGATGTATTTCTTAAGCATGGTATCACAACTATCGAGGCAAAATCGGGATATGGCTTGGATTGGGAAAATGAAAAGAAGCAGTTAGAGGTAGCCAAAAAGCTACAAGCTACGCATGCTATAGATATAGTGAGTACATTTATGGGCGCTCATGCAGTACCCCATGATTATAAAGGACGAGAAGATGAATTTGTCGATATGCTCGTTGGTGATATGCTACCGAAAGTGGCTGAACTAGGGCTTGCAGAGTTTAATGATGTATTCTGTGAAAAAGGTGTATTTACACCAGAGCAAGCCCGCCGTATTTTAGAGGCTGGGAAAGCGCTGGCATTAACACCTAAAATCCATGCTGATGAAATTGAACCCTATAAAGGAGCGGAGTTAGCCTCTGAAGTTGGTGCGATTTCCGCAGAGCATTTACTAGTTGCTTCAGATGAAGGTATTCAAAAAATGGCAGCTACAGGTACGATTGCTGTATTGCTCCCTGGAACGGCATTTTTCTTACGAGCGCCATATGCAAGAGGGCGTCTGATGATCGATGAAGGGGTACCTGTAGCCATTTCTACAGATTTTAATCCTGGCTCGTCCCCAACGATGAGCCTGCCATTTATCATGAATCTAGCCTGTATGCATATGAGCATGACGTTAGAGGAAGTATTAACAGCGACGACTATTAACGCTGCGTATGCTCTTAATCGAGGAGATCAAATTGGTTCACTGGAAGCAGGTAAGCAAGCAGATGTTATCATGCTCGATGTCGCTAACTATAAGCAACTACAATATTTTTACGGCATGAATCACACCCATACAGTCATCAAAAATGGGCAAGTTGTCGTAAAGGATGGCATGCTTCTATAA